The region TCCTTGAACAGCATTCTCAGTCTTATTTAGAACCTTACATAGGCTGCAGTAATAACTTTTGGAGAGAATATTAGTAGTTAATAGTAGTTTAACTTAGTTTCATATTCTCCACAGAGAAATATTCATTGATCTTAGTGTACAATCCACAcaatattttacagagaaaacttGTATCAAATTTTGTCTCAAGGAAATTACACTTCAAAGTAATTCCAgttgagaagaagaaaggtgGGAGGAAATACAATGTATATAACATAAACGGTTATCGTAGCAGCCACCAGTAGCCTTCACAATTAATAACAGGATTCTGTATATAGGTACTTAGTTTGAATCATGATCAAGTTCATTTAATATTGCTGTTTAGGTAGAGTAGGAGCTGTAGCAGGTACCATTCACAAGAGCAGATGTCCACGACTCTAGGTGCTGACAAGTACAGTTCACAACTGTTTCTGGGCTGCCCCACTTTATTATTGTCAATGGCACGAGTccaccatttttcttttccaggtgTCCCTACCCAAAATTTCCtagaccttttttttcctttctttctttttggtgcaccctctccctttcttctttgaTTTGGATGCCCTATgttcatttctcctttctaacAAGTATTACTAAGCAGTGGAAGACAGTTCTGTAACCAGAGGGATCTCCACTTTTTTGTCTTGGTTGTGGCAATGcttaaaagctgtatttgtgCTCTTTTATGTCTCTGTGCAAGATCCCGAGAACAAAATGCTAAAGCTGAAGTGGCACTcctgtgaaatatattttttaatcccACTTGAAGGACAGGTGTAAAGCACATTATTTTCCAGTTCCTAGGAAGCTAGAAAAGCACATTTCAATCTGGCCTTAATGCCCTTCTAATAAAATTACCACATCCCTCAAGAAGCATGCAGATCGTAGTGTGAACATATCTGTACTTACTAAAACAAGTTGTAAGCATATTGCAAATAATTCTAATTTGCAGTTTACTAGTGATACTAGTACTTGACCAAAACTTTGCATTGCCTAGTTGCTGCATTTACTAGGTTACTGTGCAGAGTCTTAGACCGACAATGAGAAAATGCTCTCTGTCTTTTTGTTACTGTAATTTGTGAGGTCAGGCAGAAGACGACTCTCTTGCTACAAAGAAAATCATCTGAATATGTATCAGAATTCACATTACCAATTATTCCTACTGCTCCTCCATCTGGAGAAGATGCAGAAACTAGCATAGGCCCCAAAAGCTGCAAAAcatccttctctttccccctccaagcttatacatttttttctcattttgtcaGGTTGCTACAGCTGGAGATTGAAATTATTTGTTGATAGTCAAGTTTATGCCAGAGAGAGTTTATGCCGGAGATTCTCAGCTGCTTCTATGCAGCCTTATGGGGCTAAAAGGGAGGATGGATGGTGACTATTAGTCAAAGACTAGCTTGACCCCTCACAAATACTGATAGACCTGAAGTTTTATAATCTATGTGTAGATAACCATGGCCTGTGCAGGATTTCCCACAGCACAGAAATTATTGGTTCCTCTGTATTGCAGGCAGATAGTGCTTTGTGACACCAAGGAGTCTCTTTCTGATTCTGCTTTCAGCTGTCTAGAGCCCTTCATTAAATACAGCTAATGAAAAGCTGCTGCGTCAGAACCAATATCTGTTCTGCAGAACCTCATCTCTGCCACAGCAAATAAGGTTCGTTCGTGTCTCCCTGTGGCAGGAGAACCAGGTTGTGAAATTCCAGCAAAAGTCTTGTGCCAATACATTAGGCCCAAGCCTTACTAGCGCCTATGAACATTAGCTTACTACTaggtttgttttcttaactgaaataaatggcTTTCACACCTAGTACACATTACTTTTGATtaaggaagtaatataaattGACCAACTAATGaaattgctttctctctctgtggcTCTGGAAGTTCAGCCTCACTTAAATGCTTTGATGGCAAGTTTAGTAGAAGAGAGGGTTTTAATACTGGTGTCTGCAATGGCACAGGGAAGCTAGAGTAAAAGAACAGAGCgagggaagcagaaaaaaaagcctcacTCAGAGAAACAGTACCTCCTTGTTGAGAAAACTaagcatttatttgaaaataaccTTCAATTAACAatactgcaattaaaaataaacctcagAATTGCTAGGAGGAGGCAAAAGGTTTATAATGTTTTGACAAAACTGTCTTTTAACTTTTCATTACAAAGCACAGTAGTGATGTTTTTAGTTTAGTGAATATCAGAAGCTgcattaaacattaaaattatttaaactaaAACTTCAGTTTACTTTTATGCACCTCATTTGCAACTTCCAGGCAAATCAGTTTTAGGGTAATATTAGAAATCTGAGTTGCCCATTTCCTCTCctgataaaagcattttaactttatttaagAAGTCAACCAAAAGAATTCAAAGGGAGTGAGGTCAATCGAACAAGATAAAGGCGTTTGTTTTATGTGGCAGCAGAATGTCAGTGGTTAGAGTGAATCCTTATAGTTTGACTCACTCACCATGAAGCTTTTCTGAGGAGGCTTCTGTAAATTGTGGAGTGGGGCATCTGTGTGCTGAGATGTATTTGCATCTGCTTTATATGCATAAGAATTTATCTTTATTTGTTAGATAGGTGTTCTGCAACTGTTTAATGCAAATTGCATGAGACTAGAAAAGACAGTCTTGTGACTAAAACACAGGACTGAAAGCACAGAGTGTTTATACTTTCTCTTTGCTTGAGAAGAGATTTATTGTGGAGTGTTTGATTGAACTTTACCTccattttctatcttttcaaAAGGATACCCCCCTCTTACCAAGCTGAGAACAGTCACTGATGCTTATATAATGAAATCTTCAAGCAACATCTTCTGTGTTTTAGATATTTTGTCCTAGGAATACATGGTGGGGAAGTACAGTCAGTCAACTCTGATAAGTTCATATCAATGCTAATATGTTAGTTCTCCATGACACAGATAATCTTGCAAAGTGGTTAGCAGTGGAGAGGGGATAGTAAAGGGGAGCAGAAGAGTATCATCAAGCTCTGTCTGACTTTTCTTATTGCAAAGGACTATGGCAAATGAAAGCTCTAATTTTCCCTGAATGCCTAGGCATGTGCATTGCTAAATAAAAGTAGCTTCTATTCAAGCGATTCCAACTACTCATGTGTCCTGTTAAAGATAATTTGTCAGTATTTGCAGAACAGAGATTCTAGTTTGATCTGTACTTTGAGTCCTTATATTTTATTAAGTATTTCAGACTgagttttttgcattttaaaataaggtggAACTTAGTACAACATCAAGTGCTCAAATCCCATTGTTTCTTAGCTCTCAAATGCAGCACTGTATAAATCCatttatgaagaaatatttataaagattGTTCAGAAGTGCCAGTAAGAAGCAGTGTTCAACTCCCATATAAAGTACTGTAAAATTAACATGAACCGGACTGGCATTTTATAGGTGCAGATCTGTACTTTGTACTTCTTCATGGGAGGAGACTTTAGAATGTGCTATGCGATGACACCACAGCTTGATATTTGGGGAAGTAACTCTCTGttgcacagaaataataataataaaaaaatcagccaaTTTGCTTAATGTTTAAACAGTTTAACACTACTTCTGTCAGCATAAGTGTTTGcattcttttcctccacttAAGAGTGTgtgtttttagaaaaatctgtttatacAGATGCAATGCATTATTACAAGAAACACTCGCTATGCACAGAGAtctgtatttcttaatttttctgtcttctgccatcttttcattttaatatttcttattctttgtttctgttctccATTTTCTCTACCCCAGAATTGTACttaaaaaacttgaaaattagTGAGTGaagtttttttgcatttttatgtcatctatttaaaaaacttgggagaaaggagggagaggaaataaCCTTTTTTGCCCAACCCTTTCTGTCTCCCTTCCTGTTTTGTCatctcttgttctttttcctctttttagcTGACTTCCTCCTTGCCTCAGCAGGAACACATTATTCTGACACTCTTAAATCTAGGACATAGTACCCTCTACTTCTGTTCATCATTTCTGTCTAGGTAATGAACAAAAATGAGGTTTCATTTAGTTACTGGCACACAGCAGATACTTAGTTTCTGTGGCATAGATCTGAGAAGTATTGGAGCCTTTATGTCTaagaaatgagaagaagaaCCAGTAAAGCCAGATTCAAATGTTACAGTGTTACTCAAAAGTAAGGTCCAGAATATAGGCAGAGGATGCAGTTAGGAATTGTAAGAATCATCATATCTACAGTGTCTGTGTGCATCTGGATATTTAGAAAGCTTCAGAGATTAACTTTATGAATGGACTTTTATATATGCATAGGCCCAAAAAGGTTGAGATACAGGACTACAGAAGTTTTTTGCATAGGAGTTGCATCTTGGTAAATGTATCTTCATAAACACATGTTGTGACATGGCTCTTGCTTGAGAGCATCTAGCAATATTTGAATACATCTTTCAAGATCTAATCCAAGAGTGTTGGATATGCTGCAAAATGACAGACTGGTCAATATGGCAACTTATGCACCCTTGCATTCTTCTCAAGCCTGTCGACtagagacagggagctactgaagcaagtccagcagagggcttCTAAgaaagggctggagcatctctgctatgagaaaaggctgagagagctgggactgttcagcctggagaagagcagactgaagggggatcttgtcaatgcattcaagtatctgaaggaagaGTGTAaagagaatggggccagactctttttagTGATGCCCAATGGTAAGACAAGAGGCAGTGgtcagaaactgaaacaaaggaGTTCATCTtaatatgaggaaaagctttttttactgtaagggtgattgagcactggaagaggttgcccagagaaatTGTGGAGTCTCTCtttccttggagatgttcaaaagtCATCTGAACATGGTCCTGGTCAGTGTGctataggtgaccctgcttgagcaggagggttagactagatgatctccagaggtcccttccaaactcaaccattctgtgatttggtcATTCTGATTAGATTGACCCTTAAGGTACCATTCTAAAACAATCGCTCTTCTTGTGGGAAGGCTTTTAGATGTTAGGGTAACAAAGACTGCTTACTCTCCTGTTACTCAGTATAATTTGTTGCTCCTATAATTTGTTACTCCTGATATAATTTGTGGCTTAATATACTATGCAGGAGTCTGTGTAAGcatactgtttattttacagtacCAGACTTCGGCAGTAAGTTCACTGGCGCTTCTGATGATACAAAATGGCCTGGTCTAAGTGTAGTGCAAGTAGTGTGTTGTCTAGATTGACTAAATACTGATTGACTAAAGTTGATCTATGTAACCGTATAAAATTTAAAGTTTAAGAACCTGAAGTATAGTATGGAATATCTACATAGTTAAGATTTCAGctattaaaaagtaaacagtACAGAAAAGCCATTGAGCTTGGTAGATTTCAGCAGTTCAGCTAATAAAATTGTGCCAAATAGTTGTTATTTCTTCTCATGAACTCATTTTATACTTTctcctttgtatttttgaaatatacttACGTTGatattttttatacatttatgGATGCTTTCCTTGCCATTTATGCAATTAAATTTGAACCTctctgcattaatttttttctgggcTTGGATGACACTGACGGTGTCTTAAAGCTGTcctattaaaacaaacattgcCCACTTAGTGGACGCtacagtttgttttaaatatctgaaCGGAACAATGTATCAATTGTACATTACATAAATAGGGCTTGGAtgatttgtcatttttctttcaagtccAGCAATAATTTCTAATTAATAACAACTATAAGTAAGTATGGAAAAATGATGGGATATTCATCActattatatttctttattccaTCCTTAATCCTGTAGTGTTTGACATATCTGATGTTattaatagaaatatatataacacATGTGCAAGTGGCTTTTTGTGTGATTCAAGCTGTACTTTGCCAGAGAATTCAATGACTGTGTAGAGAGCCAACTGTGTACAAGGTGCAGGTTACACTTAGCTGATAAATTGGCCCATTTTCTTCAGAACTTGTGCTGCTGGGTTGAGTATTTTCACTGATACTAGCATACCACAAAATCATTCAAGCAGAGTTAGCATTTAAGAAGAGGAGTTCAGTTGGATTTGGGGGCTGTAGATGTATACTGTGGTTAGAAAACATGATATTgacactatttttctttttcagggcAGGTTAAAGTGTTCAGAGCCTTGTACACATTTGAGCCCAGAACAGTAAGTATGTTTAGATTTtaaagtttggattttttttttgtttgtttgcttaattCTGTCTATAATAAAATCTTCATGAGTTCTGCCTGGTTTGTCCTGTCAGACCTGCGGTGCTACAGTTTCAATGCAAAAAGCCTCCAGTGTAGATGGATCTCAGTCCTTAAACGTGTCCATAACTGCATAATATATCACCAGTTTCTTCTTCATCCAGTCCAGCTCTTTCTAAAAGCATCATTTCGTCTTCTTGTGTACCAGTTCCCTGCAGCCTAGGATAAGCAGGCACAATGTTTTCCCCCACCCTCCTTTTTCCAAaggcaacaaaaataattcataatggAGGGATTTGATGAACTGGGACCTccccaaaaggaaagaaattagtTATATTCCACTAGCTATATTCCACTGCTTTTGTTGCACACACTTCTGTACAAGAGattacagtcttttttttttgtttgcctgtCAGGAGGGTGACAGACTAAAAAGTTAGCTATAGTTTGACTTGCCTATAGTATGAAATACTGTCAGGAAGTTGTCTTCTTCCTGGAGAATTTGAGCTACTGTAGTTTTGAAAGAAGAGCTGAAGGTACTCTGCTTTTCCCATGTATATGTTTTCCTTAGGTACATgtattcagaactttttttttttttttttttttctttaagccaGATGAACTATACTTTGAAGAAGGAGATATCATTTACATCTCGGACATGGTGAGTCTGACACATCCCACGTAGACCAAATATTTCTGAGATGCAGTATTATCCCTTCTAAACTCTTTTTCTGGTTCTCTCCAGAGTGATACAAATTGGTGGAAGGGAACTTGCAAAGGGAGAACTGGACTAATTCCAAGCAACTATGGTAAtgtctaaaatattttccttttgtaaggTCATTCACAGTCAAAGGAAATGGCTAAACAAAAATTACTGATAATGCTTGTTTTTGGAAGCTGTGATAACAATACTGATATTTAACTATTCTCTACCAGACTATTTCAAAATACTCTAATTCTGCAATATCAGTCACCACGATACATTGGCTGTGTGCAGGTAATCTGAGTTTTTTGTAATCTACACACAGGCAGCTTGAGTTTGGCAAGTTCACATTTCTAGGTGTGTAGTAAGAGTTGCCTTCAGTCTTGAGGGAATGAATAGATGGGTATACAGGATGATTTTACAGACTGAACACTAAAGTGGTAGCATAGTATTTCTGATACTCTTACTGGATGTATTCCTGCTTTTAATATCTCCTCATTAGCTATTTCTCAGCTCTGTTCTTTCGGTctggatgttttctttttcaagtagACCTAATAATTAGGTGGACAGCTACAGCTTTTAATAGCTTTGAGGTCAAGAAGTCTGACACAGCAGGGGCTATCTGTTTAGAGATAGATAATCAATACTGGAATTGATTCCAGGCAAACCTGGAATAAGAGAGGAAGATAAAGCAGATTGTGAGTACTTCTTTAAGCGTCCTTTGACCTTTTCCACTTAAGTAGTGGGGTTGTTCTGTTTGCCAGTTGTGGCTTCTTAATGAATCTATTCAGCCACAAAAAGAAAcgaaggagaaggaaaaaaaagggggtgaGGGGGTTGCTTGTTAAAGCCACTATGTTAAAACTGTCTAACCAGGAAGGTAGAAATGAATAgcaataaaactgcaaaaatttgtatttgacCTGTTGGGATGAAATAGTAATTGCTTTTTCAGATTCAGCTAAAATCATCTTGAAAACCTATGAATACAGGCAACCCAGCCAAATTCTTCCAAGTCTTCTCAGGAAATGTAGGCAGAGCAGCAGTGTCACATGACAGATTGCACCAAAACCACAGTATGTCAGTATCAGTGTGCTTGCTTAATGTCCATCTCTTCCTCACTAGGAAACATGATGGTGGTGTAGTAATATGATTCCCTTTCCTAACCTATAGTCAGATTAGGTGACCTGTGCCAGTAGAAAACCATGAATGGAAGGCTACAGTGCAGTTACTGAGAAATTTAGGCttgtagaaaaaaaactttgtgaCTCATAAGCTGATTGTATTCTAGCCATCTGTCAGAGGTGTTCATTATTGTGTACTAGAAGAATAATTTACACATGCTCACTTAGATTTCCTGGAGACATTGGAGTatgctatatttaaaatgaaccCAGCAATTTACTGATTCTATTTGTATGTTTTCATTGAGATCATTTGGAAAAATCAGCTCTGGAGTGTTTTATTGAAAAAACACTCTGAGCAAAAGTTTGCAACTTCCACTTCTGTTTTAGGCTGGTGCTGCACATTTGCAAATATGAGGATACAAGTATCATTTGTATGTGAGCAGAATCGGAGCCTATGCAGACATTTCAAATAAAGGGTACTGGTGACATAAAAacaatgtgtgtgtatacaacAGCAAGTTAGAGGTGTTCTAGCTGCTACACAGTACAGGTAGCATACTTGGTCGCACATTTATTGTGTACAAGCATATGTTGTGATTTAGACAAATTGCAAAATTACGCAAAGCTTGCTTCTGCTGCATGTCAGTCTTAGGACTGCCCAGGTTCAGGCCCATTTCCGTGCTACTTGAAACACTGCGCTCTCCTGTGCTCTTCTATAACCTCTTAAGGGAAGATGGAGACAGACTGGAAATTACTAATTTGATGGTGGGGTCTTGTGCTCCATCTGCTGGACTGGAAGGAGCACATTTGGAAAGTAAAATGGAAGCACTGATGGAGCCAGAATTGGTGTTTATCTGCATTAAAACTTCTTATTACTGCTTTTGACAATAATTTTATAAGggcaaagttatttttatgcttCTGAGACAATGTTATCTGCAGAGAttaattttaatgctttctgcTGTGCCCTAGAAGTACTGCTCGGTATGACTAACCACAGGAAGTCtcgcctgaacatgaggagtagtttcttcactgtgagagtgacagagcactggcacaggttgcccagagaggttgtggagtctccttttctggagatgttcaaagcccacctggatgcaaccctgtctaacatgctctaggtgaccctacttgagcaggggggttgtactagatgatttccagaggtcccttccaacctttacCAATTCTATGACTAAGGTGGTTCTATTAGTGTAATAACTATCTGCTCTGGGACCAgcttctgcagtgctgctttgggATTCTGTTCACTGCACAAATTTTTCTAACCTGAAATATCAGCATATAtcatttgccttttgttttgcttgcagcTAAAGAGATAAACATGTGAAATCTTGCAATTATAAATCATTAGGAGCGATATGCACCAAAGTAAGAAAAGATCTAGGTATGTCATGATAGACTTAAGACTTTTACTTCTGATgactgaaatacttttatttacCTGCATTGCATCTGATTATAGTAACACTTTGACCAAATAAATCAGATTCAGATTCAGAAAGAATCTCTGAGAGGCAGAGAAATCAGCCTCTCAGATTTTGCCTACCTCCTCTAAAAGCAGTAGAGCAAGGGCTTAGAGAATGCACTTATCTCAGATTGGATACTATCTTACTTGCTTGTACCCATAGTAGTCACAGGCTTTCACCTAAAGAGAGCGTTCCAAGTTTTGTCTGTTCCACAGTGCTGTTcactttctttttgctgctgcaaCAGCACAGTGACCTCCTGGTCTTTCCCCACTCTTCTGCAGTAAAACCTAAAGTTTGCAAGGTGAAGAGAATATCTACTGAATTTCAGTCTGCCCATCACTATATTCAATTTTGATTTGCAGACCTCCTGTAATTTTCCCAGGGATTATACAAacctctgtaaaataaatagaaagccTGTTGACAGTGGACTGACTTGGTTAGTTTTCACAGACCCCTTAAAAGTAATTCATTGATAATTACAAGTGGCAAGCTATAGCTTGAAAACCACTGTACTGCAGAACAGTGACCAGCCCCTATCCTCAAAAATAGTTTACAAGTGGAGAAAGGCAAGGAACaatcagaataaaatactgTCCAGTTCCCAGTGGCTTGCAGCCTCTGATCAATTTGAGGCTGCTCTTTGATGTTCTCACagattcttttctgaatttctttcccATACACAGGAAATAGAAGTGTGTCCATCACTTGTAAATCCCCttaacattaaaatatgttAGCTGTTCCAGAACAAAGCAAAGTTTTATTCCCATACAGGTATCAAATACCTGTTCAGTTTCAGAACTGGTTAGAGTTTACTGtctgtttcatttcagtggCAGAACAAGCTGAGTCTATTGATAATCCATTACATGAAGCTGCGAAACGAGGTGAGTTTAGACGTTTGTTATGTAGTGTTAAGGATTTGTTTTGTGCCCAGATGTccttaattatatttaaaatgaagaggCATGTTGCTTCTTTCAGTTATCTAGTATCTTGAACAAGTTATCTGGCAAAGTTTTGTAGCTTTTAGAAGCTGAACTTGTGTACAGCCTAATAAATTGTCACTCTGTGATTGTATGCACTGCAGAAATGTGTAGTGTCATAGTCAGCTTTACAGAGGCCTAAAGGTTCTATGGGAGTAAAAGAAGCGATGTTTGGTATCACTTGAACTTGTTGTTTCACGAGTTAAGTGTTGCTGCTAAACACTTTATTCTCTTAAGTTCATAGAGCGTGGCATTCTGAGAGAGAACCAACTGGCCTTAATGGttctgctcatttttcaaagaaaaagtcagTAAAACAGAACTTGTTTTTTAGGCAACCTAAGCTGGTTGAGAGAGTGTTTGGATAACCGAGTTGGAGTCAATGGCTTAGACAAAGCCGGAAACACAGCTCTGTACTGGGCATGCCATGGAGGGCATAaaggtatgaaaaaaaatcatttgaaacgATTGTGCTCTAATTTTCTTGACTTGCTGGTTAGACAGACAAAAGTACTAAATGATAAACTCAGGATTATTCAATGTCATTCtaattttttaaggaaaaattaaagcCAGACAGGAGTCAGATATGTCAAGTGTCATGGTTTGCAGTTGTTGATGTTAAAGCAGCCACTCTAACCAGTGTGACAATAGAGTGGGAGGAAGCACAGACcaaaaaacactgattttgGAGGGTATCATATGCCTTAATATTTCCCTGTGACTGATTTTGTTCAATGAAGTCTTTCTCTAATAGATTTTTGTTAGCTGATTGGATCTTTCCTTCGTTGAATCTTAAATAAGATTATGCTATGAATGCAAAAAGGCATATTTCTTTTCcactaaattttcttttttttttttctttaatgttccCTGTAGATATAGTGGATGTCCTGTTTACCCAGCCAAACCTAGAGCTAAACCAGCAGGTAAGACTCTTAAAACTAGAGATGAAATGTTAATCATTCTTGGTGCAAGCTGAGagatttttgctgtgttttaatcTTGTTGCTTTTCCCTCTAACTCCACAGAACAAATTGGGAGACACAGCTTTGCATGCTGCTGCATGGAAGGGTTATGCAGATATTGTAGAGGTGCTTCTGGCAAAGGGTAAAGATCTTCACCAAGATTTCAACAATTTGTTTGACAGACTAGCTTCCTGAATGTTtattaatcttcattttttaactgttttcctATAACCTAGGTATGCTCCCTAGCTAACCCACCTATTTGACTTTGTAAGCCTTGCAGAAAATTCTGGCAGTTGTCTGGAAAGTAGATTTTGGATCTACTCAAGATAAATATCACCGTGTTTGGCAGACCAAATGCGACACTTAACCACAGGACAGCAGTGAGATTTGCTTCCCAGAAAGGGGAATGAGCCAATGAGCTCCCTAGCCAACTGTAGCTTATGGAAGAACATCCGTAGCCTTTAGTCTGCTTTGTATCAGTCCACAGATGAGCATTACTCTGGTCTGTTTTGCCTGTACTACTGAAACTCATATGATAATGCCATCAAGATGTAGCTAAGACTAGCTGTGTGATTCATGATGGAAATATTCTCTTATAAAGGGGCAAGAACAGATCTGAAAAACAATGAGAAGAAACTGGCTTTAGACATGGCAACCAATGCAGCTTGTGCTTCCCtacttaagaagaaaaaaagtgcaggtatttctgatttttgttcttctgataAATTTTCCCTTGTTAGAGGACCATTAACATTTCAGCAAAGTGTCAGCATGTTGATAGCCATAAAACTCAGACTGGTCTGGAGCTATGTGGACTAGAAGCTGTGTTTGGAAGAAGAGGTTAAGTAGCAGTTCAGCAGAGGTATGATCTAGGTCTGTTGTTCATCACGTTCAGTGTTGATGACTCCATGCAAAATACACTGTTATGTCAGCAGGAAGCAAAGGTGCTCAAAAGATGTCCAAATAATAGTggaaaggggaggaaatggAAGCAGGACTCTTCAGAGTGGTAGCATGGAAGTAAAGCAAAGATTAAAACTTCCTGTAAGGGTACTGCACTGCTAGGGGCAGGACATGAGAATGAAAGTGTGTGATATGTTCTACCTGTCTGTTCATCCAAACTAAGCCAGCATAACAGAAGCTCCTCTTTTATCTACATgtcactttcattttttcctttggttccTTTATCTCCCTGCTTGACTGAGAAACAGCAATAAAACCAAAAAGCTTTCAGCTGTTTATCAAAACAGTCTCACTACCTCCCACATTCATCTCTCCTGATAGTGCAGTAGCTGTGTAGAGAAAAATTGGGCAGGTACAAgtctcttttaaaaagttgatcAAAGACTGAATTGTTCAGGATTACATAGAAATTCTTTCCTTTAGCCTTCAGAAGGCTGAAATTGGGATAGAAGCCCTCAGTGAATTACACATGCGATAAGAAATGAATTAAAGATGTAGAGGGAGTTATAACTTTTATCAGTGGCATATATCCACTAGTAACCATATTGCAGGGTTAGCATGAAGCATGAGAACAGAGGGAATGCTAATGCATGAGTGATGGGAGGTTGTGGGAATAACATGGTGGAATAGCTGGCAGTCCCTTTGAAGGACCAAGAAGAGGGGTTGCAGCA is a window of Rhea pennata isolate bPtePen1 chromosome Z, bPtePen1.pri, whole genome shotgun sequence DNA encoding:
- the OSTF1 gene encoding osteoclast-stimulating factor 1, whose translation is MSKPPPKPAKPGQVKVFRALYTFEPRTPDELYFEEGDIIYISDMSDTNWWKGTCKGRTGLIPSNYVAEQAESIDNPLHEAAKRGNLSWLRECLDNRVGVNGLDKAGNTALYWACHGGHKDIVDVLFTQPNLELNQQNKLGDTALHAAAWKGYADIVEVLLAKGARTDLKNNEKKLALDMATNAACASLLKKKKSADTVRTLSNAEEYLDDEDSD